In a single window of the Leptospira sanjuanensis genome:
- a CDS encoding alpha/beta fold hydrolase has protein sequence MKSKLSSFSFLFSFRSAPSFFVLLFLLSSCTKLLVGGGLFYERNQSDVERKEIQAAGYHWTYLEGGRGETIVLVHGFGGDKDNWTRFVRTLTPSYHVIIPDLPGFGENERKPEDEYSILTQVSRLNEFTKAIGLEKFHIIGNSMGGSISGVFSATYPERVLTLALVDSAGVKSPISSELGTYLAQGKNPLVAKNEEDFDFLMKFIFVKPPYIPGFLKSYFSDKAIANRDFNAKIYSEIKSQPNVLEEKLGSIRTRTWIVWGDTDRVIHISASDVMLKGIKNAKRTILKDCGHSPQLERPTEVAELYQKFLKEE, from the coding sequence ATGAAATCGAAATTATCTTCTTTCTCTTTCTTGTTTTCCTTCCGATCCGCTCCTTCGTTTTTCGTACTTCTTTTTCTTCTTTCCTCTTGCACCAAACTCCTCGTAGGCGGCGGACTCTTTTACGAAAGAAATCAATCCGACGTTGAGAGAAAGGAAATTCAAGCCGCCGGTTATCACTGGACGTATTTGGAGGGAGGTCGAGGAGAAACGATCGTGCTCGTTCACGGATTCGGCGGGGATAAGGACAATTGGACTCGGTTTGTGAGAACCCTTACTCCTTCGTATCACGTGATTATCCCCGATCTTCCGGGTTTCGGAGAGAACGAAAGAAAACCCGAGGATGAGTATTCGATCCTAACTCAGGTTTCCCGTTTGAACGAATTCACGAAAGCGATCGGATTGGAAAAGTTTCATATCATCGGAAACTCGATGGGCGGTTCCATAAGCGGCGTGTTTTCCGCGACGTATCCGGAGCGTGTTCTTACTTTGGCGTTGGTCGATTCGGCCGGAGTCAAATCTCCGATCAGCAGCGAACTGGGAACGTATCTTGCGCAAGGGAAGAATCCTCTCGTTGCGAAAAACGAAGAAGATTTCGATTTTCTAATGAAGTTTATCTTCGTGAAACCGCCCTATATCCCCGGCTTTTTAAAAAGTTATTTTTCGGACAAGGCGATCGCCAACCGGGATTTTAATGCGAAAATTTATTCCGAAATCAAATCGCAGCCGAACGTTCTCGAAGAAAAGCTCGGGAGTATTCGAACGAGAACCTGGATCGTCTGGGGGGATACGGATCGTGTGATTCATATCAGCGCTTCCGACGTGATGCTCAAGGGAATCAAAAATGCGAAACGAACGATACTCAAAGACTGCGGTCATAGTCCTCAATTGGAACGCCCGACCGAAGTGG
- a CDS encoding Crp/Fnr family transcriptional regulator encodes MQHTKEEILKEIYLFSNFTEDELAAIAEKTEYKVYEQGDAIFHEGNEAKAFFVVIYGTLKVLTSTEKGDDVNVTTIATGDHFGELPFLDPGKRSASVEAMERSELLRIPYDHLKAVFEKDSKASLKFYQAISHFLAKRLRMLTHDLTYARELRKRFTI; translated from the coding sequence ATGCAACATACAAAAGAAGAAATTTTAAAAGAGATCTATCTTTTTTCCAATTTTACGGAAGACGAATTAGCGGCGATCGCCGAAAAGACCGAATACAAAGTATACGAACAGGGAGACGCCATCTTCCACGAAGGCAACGAAGCGAAAGCCTTTTTCGTCGTCATTTACGGAACCTTAAAAGTGCTGACCTCCACCGAAAAGGGGGACGACGTCAACGTTACCACGATCGCAACCGGGGATCATTTCGGTGAACTTCCGTTTTTGGACCCGGGAAAACGTTCCGCGTCGGTCGAAGCGATGGAGCGTTCCGAGCTTTTGAGAATTCCATACGATCATCTCAAAGCGGTTTTTGAAAAAGATTCGAAAGCATCCTTGAAATTCTATCAGGCAATTTCCCATTTCTTGGCAAAACGCTTACGAATGCTGACTCACGATTTGACATACGCGAGAGAACTTAGAAAACGATTCACGATCTAA